From the genome of Candidatus Binatus sp.:
ATTTCTCGGAAGTCCTCGCCGAGTTGAAGAGCGGCGCTTCGCCTGTCGCCCATGTCGACGAGCAGGTCAAGGATGCGCAGAAACTTCTGCGCCAGATGAAGCGGCATCGGAGCATCGCGATCTGCGAAGTGCTGGACGAGTCCCGCAATGCGCGCCGGAACAGAGGCGTTTTGCCAGCCTTTCAACTGCTCTGACCCATCACCGACGACGGTCAGTATCTGATCAGCAAATACGTCGGCCGGATATGACGCCTTCGCCCTTTCGCAGAGCGTCAGGAATGGCGCCATGATCGACACCGTCCAGCCGCCTGCGCGCACGAAGCGATCGATGAGCGGGAGTATGCGACTGATCTCGGACCAATCGCCGTTCACGTATCGTGCAGCCAGCGCTGCGTGTTCCACCGAGACGAACATTAAGGTTTTGATCAACCTCGGCTGATCGAAGCCGTAAAACTCGCCGCTACGGTACGACGCACGCTTGAAAGCGGGCGACGCCAGGAAGCGGCCCAAGCACAGGTCGAGGATCGCGACAGCGTCTGCAGGAATCACGACCGCATCATAGACATAGGCGCAGACGTAGGCACTCGTGAAAGGTGCAAGGAGCGCCCAGCACGCGTCCCCTTCCAGCGCGAAAATCGGTTCAAGAAATCTCGGACGAATCTCCTCAAGCCTAAGAAGTCCCGAGACGCGACCTAGGGTTTGTCCGAGAGACCGTGTCCATTCGTATAAATCGGCCGGTGTTCGATCTCGCCGCTCAGGCTTCACCCAAGGAGGCGCGTTTTTCTGGATCGTCCAGTTCAGAAGCTCCCAGAGGAACTTGAGGAACGGGCCTCTTGCACCACTAGCAAAGATTCCGTCTAACGGAAGCAGTGGAAGGATTTTCGCGGCATATTGAGAATACCAGCGAGTGGCTGGCTCAACCCAGACGTCTGCCGGATTAACGGCGTCATCGCGCCCATGGGCGATGTCACGATAATGCCGCCGGCGCCGATTCTTGCCGTCCAGCTTTACCCACGCTGGGGGAGGCGGCGGCAGTGTCCGCCAATCGCCGCTCTCGCGATAGAACTGTTCGGCCGCCTCGAGAGCCTTGCGCAGTCTTTCGTCAGTGTGGACGCCCTCATTTGGACCCCGCGGTTTATCAGGCGTTATCGGTTCCAGTTGGCAAAGCGAGAAAGCGAGGCCCAAAGCCGACCACGCCAGCTTTGGGTCTTTAGCCCAAAGCCGACACAATTCCCCCAACGCTGTTAGCGAGACGATTTCGAGCGGGTGGGTGACGAGGCCCAACAGCGCCGGATCTTCGAGCGGCTGCGGGACGAGCACGGGTACGGCGGCGGGATCACGATCGTAAAGTCCTACGTGCACGAGCGCCGCCAGCGGCAGCGCGAGATGTTCGTGCCGCTACGGCACGATCCCGGGCACGCGCAAGTCGACTTCGGCGAAGCGTTATCTGGTGATGGATGGCGGCACGTTCTTTCTCGCCGTCGGGATCGGTCTCGCCGCGGCCGCGATCGATCCATATCGCAATACGATCGCAATCGTCGTCGCCGCGGTGGCGGGTGTGATGCATTCGATCCTGCATATCTGGTCGCATGCCGAGGGCTTGCTCTCGGATAAGCATCTACCGACCGAACTGTTCGGAATCCTCGCGCCGGCGATTCTTTTGATCGCGATCGCGGTGATTCTTTATCGCACGCCAGCAGCCAGCCAAGTTGCCAGCGCGCGCGCCGCGTAAAATCAGGAGAGCCAATCGTGCGTATCGAACCGCTCGAAGAAAAACAGTTCAGTTGGATGCTCAAGCCGCTGGTCTGGATGATGAAGCGCCGGATGCACAAAGTCCTGAATCCGTTCAAGGCGTGGGCGTATCGCCCCGGAATCACCGTCGCGATGGCGATTTTCATGCAGTCGGTCGAGGCCTATAAAGTGACCGACCCTCAACTGAAGCGCCTGGTCTGCCTCCGCTCAGCGCAGATGATCGGCTGCGTTTTCTGAATCGACATCAATGCTGCCGGTGGCAGCGCGACCGGGATTAGTGAAGAAAAACTCGCCGCGGTCGACGACTATATCGAGAATCCGCTTTTCACGCCGGCCGAACGCGCGGCGCTACGCTACACCGAGGAAATGACGCTCGGCTCGGTGGACGTTCCCGACGAAGTGTTCGAGGAGCTGAAACGCCACTTCAACACCGAGCAGATCGTTGACCTCACCGCGACCGTCGCGATGGAAAACATGCGCGCGCGATTCAATCGCGCACTGCAGGTCGAAAGCGAC
Proteins encoded in this window:
- a CDS encoding carboxymuconolactone decarboxylase family protein; this translates as MTLGSVDVPDEVFEELKRHFNTEQIVDLTATVAMENMRARFNRALQVESDGFCDLRAHRAARST